In Paenibacillus sp. 1781tsa1, one DNA window encodes the following:
- a CDS encoding ABC transporter permease: protein MTGRNGWARFVGFKMLRLVSLLVGVSVLSFILMQFSPVDPIEAYIGGDMIRVSAEQRSLIEERWGLNESPMERLLTWGQALIQGDLGTSMIYRQPVADIIQERFMNSVTLMAVAWLLSGIFGFALGVVAAMRRDSKLDRLICWYCYTLASTPVFWIALLLLMVFGVWLGWLPVGLGVPAGMSANQVTWGDRVIHMILPALTLSLTGVASIALHTRQKLTDVLESDYILFARARGERGFQLFRRHGFRHVVLPAITLQFASFSELFGGAVLAEQVFSYPGLGQATVQAGLRGDVPLLLGLVMCSAIFVFTGNMLADILYRMIDPRMKEELMS from the coding sequence ATGACGGGTAGGAATGGATGGGCCAGATTTGTTGGTTTTAAAATGTTGCGACTTGTATCCTTATTGGTCGGAGTCAGTGTGTTGTCTTTTATATTAATGCAATTCTCTCCAGTTGATCCGATCGAAGCCTATATTGGTGGAGACATGATTAGAGTAAGTGCCGAACAGCGCAGTCTTATCGAAGAACGATGGGGATTGAATGAATCTCCTATGGAACGATTGCTCACTTGGGGACAAGCACTTATTCAGGGAGATCTGGGAACATCGATGATTTATAGACAACCCGTAGCAGATATTATTCAGGAACGGTTCATGAATTCTGTCACGCTTATGGCTGTAGCCTGGCTATTATCCGGCATCTTCGGGTTCGCTCTTGGGGTAGTTGCCGCCATGAGACGGGATTCGAAGCTGGATCGCCTGATCTGCTGGTATTGTTATACGTTGGCTTCCACGCCGGTATTCTGGATTGCGCTGTTGTTGCTGATGGTATTTGGTGTGTGGCTTGGATGGCTTCCGGTTGGGCTTGGAGTACCCGCAGGGATGTCAGCTAATCAGGTCACATGGGGAGATCGGGTTATTCATATGATTTTGCCAGCGTTGACTCTCAGCCTGACCGGGGTAGCCTCCATTGCGTTGCATACCCGGCAGAAGCTTACGGATGTGCTGGAGTCAGATTATATTCTGTTTGCGAGAGCGCGAGGTGAGCGTGGATTTCAGCTGTTCCGTCGACATGGGTTCAGACATGTTGTTTTGCCAGCCATCACGCTGCAGTTTGCTTCGTTCAGTGAACTGTTCGGTGGGGCTGTTCTTGCAGAGCAGGTATTTTCATACCCTGGCCTTGGTCAGGCAACGGTTCAAGCGGGGTTGCGTGGAGATGTTCCACTGCTGCTTGGACTTGTGATGTGCAGTGCGATTTTTGTTTTTACGGGTAATATGCTTGCCGACATTCTGTATCGTATGATTGATCCGCGAATGAAGGAGGAGCTGATGTCATGA
- a CDS encoding MalY/PatB family protein encodes MNNNSIFDQSINRISTGSEKWDALEDIFGAADALPMWVADMDFAAPPSVIQALQTRMEHGIFGYTVRTEAYHAAVAGWMERRHNWKINDDWIVFTPGIVPALSIAVQRFTDPGDAVVIQTPVYAPFYEVVRGQGRKLITNPLVENNGHYTMDLEQLESSLQTGRVKMLILCSPHNPVGRVWTREELEGLTSLCLQYNVLMVSDEIHADLVHQRGAHTPLTLISDAVSDLSIICTAPSKTFNIPGLCTSNIIIPNAKLRESFAQGVQTMGLAGISTLGAVATEAAYNDGEEWLEECLAYIHGNMEYVQQYVAEHMPAIKLHLPEATYLLWMDFRELNIPHAQLCNMLLHEAGLAFNDGSSFGTEGTGFMRINVACPRSTVEEAMRRLSVLLSKLSDK; translated from the coding sequence ATGAACAATAACAGTATATTTGATCAGTCTATTAACCGGATCTCTACCGGATCAGAGAAGTGGGATGCACTTGAGGATATCTTCGGTGCTGCTGATGCGCTTCCGATGTGGGTGGCCGATATGGATTTCGCTGCTCCACCATCCGTTATTCAGGCCCTGCAAACACGGATGGAGCACGGAATTTTTGGTTATACAGTACGAACTGAGGCGTATCATGCCGCTGTTGCAGGGTGGATGGAACGGCGCCACAACTGGAAAATTAACGATGACTGGATCGTATTCACTCCAGGTATTGTGCCCGCACTCAGCATTGCTGTACAGCGATTCACTGATCCGGGAGATGCAGTGGTCATCCAGACTCCGGTGTATGCTCCCTTCTATGAAGTTGTACGTGGTCAAGGCCGTAAACTGATCACCAATCCTTTGGTAGAGAATAATGGTCATTACACGATGGATCTGGAACAACTGGAATCCAGCTTGCAGACCGGTCGGGTCAAAATGCTGATTCTGTGCAGTCCACATAATCCGGTTGGACGTGTATGGACTCGTGAGGAGCTTGAAGGCCTTACGTCGCTGTGTCTGCAATACAACGTACTGATGGTTTCGGATGAAATTCATGCCGATCTTGTTCACCAACGTGGAGCTCATACACCGCTCACCCTGATCTCGGACGCCGTCTCTGATCTAAGTATCATCTGTACGGCTCCAAGCAAAACGTTCAACATTCCTGGCCTCTGCACGTCCAACATCATCATCCCAAATGCCAAGCTGCGGGAATCTTTCGCGCAGGGTGTACAAACGATGGGACTTGCCGGTATCAGCACACTGGGGGCTGTTGCAACCGAAGCTGCTTACAATGATGGCGAGGAATGGCTGGAGGAATGCCTTGCATATATCCATGGGAATATGGAGTATGTACAACAATATGTTGCAGAACATATGCCAGCGATCAAATTGCATCTGCCCGAAGCAACCTATCTGTTATGGATGGATTTCCGGGAGCTGAATATCCCACATGCACAACTGTGCAATATGCTGCTTCATGAAGCAGGGCTTGCCTTCAATGACGGGAGCTCCTTTGGAACCGAGGGTACAGGGTTCATGCGTATTAATGTAGCCTGTCCGCGTTCCACGGTGGAAGAGGCGATGCGCAGATTATCTGTGTTGCTCAGCAAATTGTCGGACAAATAA
- a CDS encoding alpha/beta hydrolase, translating into MQSKLETKLTGARGFKRKRYWIPSVVLIFIIGFIGIGAQWTPKITVFLLKSFIETANQDTNSKDGMIAEGVTRVANVPYADEGLNDSTLDIYYPSVTLVPLPVVLWVHGGGWVLGDKEDIADYAVQLAKQGYVVVNMNYALAPDTRYPIPVIQTNQALTYVKNHVSEYQGDPENIFLAGNSAGAQIASQTAAVVTNPSLAKLMNITPSVQPEELRGVLLFCGPYNLSTVANTGFPLIRTFLWSYTGVKTFEDYPRLHEMSTVLQATAAYPPAFITSGNDDPLTGQSIELAQVLKRLDVEVETLFFSNSLEKLGHDYQFDLETEAGQQAIHSAVRFMQQYSR; encoded by the coding sequence TTGCAGTCCAAGTTGGAAACAAAACTTACGGGGGCAAGAGGGTTTAAACGTAAACGGTACTGGATTCCCAGCGTTGTACTCATTTTCATCATAGGTTTTATTGGAATTGGTGCACAATGGACACCAAAAATAACGGTATTTTTATTAAAATCATTTATTGAAACTGCTAATCAAGATACGAACAGTAAGGATGGTATGATCGCGGAAGGGGTAACTCGTGTTGCGAATGTGCCCTATGCAGACGAAGGCCTTAATGACAGTACGCTGGATATCTATTATCCTTCCGTAACATTGGTACCTTTGCCTGTTGTGTTGTGGGTTCATGGCGGTGGATGGGTCTTGGGTGATAAAGAAGATATCGCAGATTATGCCGTACAATTAGCCAAACAGGGTTACGTTGTGGTTAATATGAATTATGCGCTCGCACCGGATACAAGATATCCCATTCCCGTGATCCAGACGAATCAGGCTTTGACCTACGTGAAGAACCATGTCAGTGAGTATCAGGGTGACCCGGAAAACATATTTCTCGCAGGCAATTCGGCAGGTGCCCAGATTGCAAGTCAGACTGCGGCAGTGGTGACGAATCCATCCCTTGCCAAGCTCATGAATATAACACCATCCGTTCAGCCAGAAGAATTACGTGGGGTTCTTCTATTCTGTGGTCCTTACAATCTAAGTACGGTAGCAAATACCGGCTTTCCACTCATAAGGACATTTCTCTGGTCATATACGGGAGTCAAAACATTTGAAGACTATCCACGTCTGCATGAAATGTCGACCGTGCTTCAGGCCACAGCAGCGTACCCGCCTGCATTCATTACCTCAGGGAATGATGACCCGTTGACCGGTCAATCGATTGAGCTGGCACAAGTCTTGAAGCGCCTTGATGTTGAGGTGGAAACCTTATTTTTCTCGAACTCGTTAGAGAAGCTGGGACATGACTATCAATTTGATCTGGAGACTGAAGCTGGACAACAGGCGATACATTCGGCAGTACGCTTTATGCAACAGTATAGTCGATGA
- a CDS encoding ABC transporter ATP-binding protein — translation MSLKAQDVSYRYDQNSWVFQQMNMQVLQGEVVGLWGPSGCGKTSLGRILAGYAEPVAGQVLLDGEPLPRTGVCPVQLVFQHPEKAVNPRWRMRRVLQEAAVQDEQLLEDLGIQQTWLDRRPGELSGGELQRFCVARALGTSTRYVIADEMTTMLDAITQAQIWHTVMEVARQRDLGLLIISHDRDLLNRLCDRIIPMPIAMSL, via the coding sequence ATGTCACTTAAAGCACAGGATGTAAGTTATCGTTACGATCAGAATTCGTGGGTGTTTCAGCAGATGAACATGCAGGTGCTACAAGGCGAAGTCGTTGGTTTGTGGGGACCGAGCGGCTGTGGGAAAACAAGTCTTGGGCGCATCCTTGCGGGATATGCCGAACCCGTGGCAGGACAAGTATTACTGGATGGTGAACCACTCCCTCGTACAGGCGTATGTCCGGTTCAGCTGGTGTTCCAGCACCCGGAGAAAGCTGTGAATCCACGCTGGCGGATGCGTCGTGTACTTCAGGAGGCGGCTGTGCAGGATGAGCAGTTGCTCGAAGATTTGGGGATTCAGCAGACTTGGCTGGACCGCAGACCGGGTGAATTATCCGGTGGGGAACTGCAACGATTCTGTGTGGCGCGAGCACTCGGTACATCGACACGTTATGTGATTGCAGATGAAATGACCACGATGCTGGATGCGATCACTCAGGCACAGATCTGGCATACTGTGATGGAAGTGGCTCGCCAGCGTGATCTGGGATTACTGATCATAAGCCATGATCGGGATTTGCTGAACAGGTTGTGCGACAGAATCATTCCGATGCCGATTGCGATGTCACTGTAA
- the nikR gene encoding nickel-responsive transcriptional regulator NikR: protein MADKEDLTRFGVAFPTPLIEQFDQYIEEQGYKNRSEAFRDLVRKTLLQPSVLQSDQDVAGTIVMVYDHHISDLPIRLMELQHEAHHDIISNMHVHLNHDQCLEVIAVRGNLGRLRHLHQQIQVQKGVLYAELSVTYVDELNKLAHAQSSGQDGNPDQSLDHNQSTGQHGHSHHHRSTE, encoded by the coding sequence ATGGCAGACAAAGAAGATTTGACCCGGTTCGGTGTGGCATTTCCTACACCTCTGATTGAGCAATTTGACCAGTATATTGAGGAACAGGGATACAAAAACCGATCCGAAGCTTTCCGTGATCTTGTTCGAAAAACATTACTTCAACCTTCTGTACTGCAATCCGATCAGGATGTGGCTGGCACCATTGTGATGGTCTACGATCACCATATCAGTGATCTTCCCATTCGCTTGATGGAGCTGCAGCATGAGGCGCATCATGACATCATTTCCAATATGCATGTGCACCTGAACCATGACCAATGCCTGGAGGTAATTGCAGTACGGGGAAACCTGGGACGATTGCGTCATCTGCATCAACAGATCCAGGTACAAAAAGGTGTTTTGTATGCGGAGCTGTCTGTGACTTATGTAGATGAACTCAACAAACTGGCTCATGCTCAGAGTAGCGGTCAGGATGGCAATCCGGATCAAAGTCTGGATCACAACCAAAGTACGGGTCAGCATGGTCACAGCCATCATCATCGCTCTACGGAGTAA
- a CDS encoding ABC transporter ATP-binding protein: MALLDIQGVSVSFRRARGWFGHEQTDVIQNLDLSINEGEIVAVVGASGSGKSVLAQAIMGILPTNAKLEGRISYNGEPLTPERQLHLRGDELVLIPQSVSYLDPLMKVGRQVQPVTRDSGRKRRFKTQSHVKKTELELMERYQLPQGTGGKYPFELSGGMARRVLMATATSGQPKLIIADEPTPGIHPEVLSETMKQFRELADQGVGILWITHDVTTALTAADRIAVFYAGANVETAQVDDFTGNGERLRHPYTKALWNALPQNGFQPLPGSQPLAGQEIITGCSFAPRCSSATVACTRERPPLRQIRGGEVRCLHVT, translated from the coding sequence ATGGCTCTTCTTGATATTCAGGGAGTATCAGTGTCATTTCGGCGCGCTCGTGGTTGGTTTGGACACGAACAGACTGATGTCATTCAGAATCTGGATCTTTCCATAAACGAGGGTGAGATTGTGGCTGTTGTAGGCGCAAGTGGATCGGGTAAAAGTGTGCTGGCGCAGGCTATCATGGGCATTCTGCCTACCAATGCCAAGTTGGAAGGGAGAATTAGCTACAATGGCGAGCCTTTGACCCCAGAGCGGCAGCTTCATCTGCGTGGAGACGAACTGGTGTTAATTCCGCAATCCGTCAGTTATTTGGACCCTCTGATGAAGGTGGGGAGACAAGTTCAGCCGGTAACCCGAGATTCGGGGCGAAAGCGCCGCTTCAAGACTCAATCCCACGTGAAAAAGACGGAGCTGGAGTTGATGGAGCGTTATCAACTCCCTCAGGGAACAGGAGGGAAATACCCGTTTGAGTTGTCCGGAGGTATGGCAAGGCGGGTGTTGATGGCTACAGCGACCTCAGGTCAGCCGAAGCTGATCATTGCCGATGAGCCGACACCAGGCATTCATCCCGAAGTGCTGTCCGAGACGATGAAGCAATTTCGCGAACTCGCAGATCAAGGCGTAGGCATTCTATGGATTACCCATGATGTCACGACTGCCCTGACGGCAGCCGATCGCATCGCTGTATTTTATGCGGGTGCCAATGTAGAGACAGCGCAGGTGGATGATTTTACGGGCAATGGAGAGCGACTGCGCCATCCGTATACGAAAGCCCTCTGGAATGCATTGCCGCAGAATGGATTTCAGCCACTCCCAGGCTCCCAGCCGTTGGCAGGTCAAGAGATCATCACAGGATGTTCATTTGCTCCCCGATGTAGCTCAGCAACCGTTGCATGTACCCGCGAACGTCCTCCGCTTCGTCAGATACGAGGCGGAGAAGTGAGGTGTCTCCATGTCACTTAA
- a CDS encoding S9 family peptidase — translation MMSQRGITSEDLYQITWVNDPTPSPQGGQLVYVSRKTNEARDGYCSHLRLLHLGSQKDRPFTSGEKDHSPAWSPDGSQLAFQREVDGKSQVWIIPSDGGEAQQISHLKHGVSSFLWSPDGHTLLVKSSVDMSGEEKSEHTDSKDDGHKLPQEHVVDRIRMKSDAGGLWDGKRSHLFTIAPIDAEAIPVTTGHYDVGDYAWSPDGTSIVWITQMPEAGEEHNDYTLTNHVYLAKADGSDVQQLTPEGYTFSRLSFAPDGQSLALLASDRSYGNATLVKLYTLPVSGGEPVCLSTDWDVQLNHSIVGDMRSHLTTTGPVFSRDGSSIFCLATIHGSVRIAKFARDGSSAEYILPDEQEIYQFTELENGQIVAAVADTRSPGDLYLYEQPEDSGVEPIQLTRSNPQLEDEIHLSAPETFWFNASDGLRLQGWIMKPRGMVDGVKIPTILEIHGGPHMMYGFTFMHEFQILAAQGYAVVYINPRGGLGYGQQFVDACRGDYGGGDYRDLMESVDYALSQYEFIDESRLGVTGGSYGGFMTNWIVGHTDRFKAAVTQRSISNWLSFYGVSDIGYFFTEDQIGGNAWDDTEKLWKHSPLAYVGNVSTPLLILHGEQDLRCPIEQAEQLFIALKRRKQTTRLVRFPGANHELSRGGHPHLRVRRLEHIAGWFNEYL, via the coding sequence ATGATGAGTCAGCGCGGCATAACATCGGAAGATCTTTATCAGATTACATGGGTTAACGATCCGACTCCGTCTCCTCAAGGCGGACAACTGGTATATGTAAGCCGGAAAACGAATGAAGCACGTGACGGTTATTGTTCTCACCTGAGACTGCTGCATCTGGGGAGTCAGAAGGACAGGCCCTTTACCTCTGGAGAGAAGGATCATTCCCCGGCCTGGTCGCCCGATGGGTCCCAGCTTGCCTTTCAACGAGAAGTTGACGGGAAGTCCCAAGTGTGGATTATCCCCAGTGATGGCGGAGAAGCACAGCAAATCAGTCACTTGAAACACGGCGTCAGTTCCTTTCTCTGGTCACCAGATGGCCATACCTTACTTGTGAAATCTTCCGTGGATATGAGCGGAGAAGAAAAATCAGAACATACCGATTCTAAAGACGATGGCCATAAACTGCCGCAAGAACATGTTGTGGACCGAATTCGCATGAAATCAGATGCAGGCGGATTGTGGGACGGAAAACGATCCCATCTCTTCACCATCGCGCCGATCGACGCAGAAGCTATCCCTGTAACTACAGGTCATTATGACGTTGGCGACTACGCCTGGTCACCGGATGGAACATCCATCGTATGGATCACGCAAATGCCCGAAGCAGGCGAGGAACACAACGATTACACCCTGACCAATCATGTGTACCTTGCCAAGGCAGACGGATCGGATGTGCAGCAGTTGACCCCGGAAGGATATACATTCAGCCGACTGTCATTTGCGCCGGATGGACAATCCCTGGCCCTGCTCGCCAGTGACCGTTCTTATGGAAATGCCACACTTGTGAAGCTATATACCCTGCCTGTATCAGGTGGTGAACCCGTATGTCTGAGCACGGATTGGGACGTACAGTTAAATCACAGCATTGTTGGTGACATGCGATCACATCTGACAACCACGGGACCTGTATTCAGTCGGGATGGTTCATCCATCTTCTGTCTGGCAACCATTCATGGTAGTGTACGCATCGCCAAATTCGCACGAGACGGCAGCAGTGCCGAGTATATATTGCCTGACGAACAGGAGATTTATCAATTTACGGAATTGGAAAACGGACAGATCGTTGCCGCTGTTGCTGATACGCGGAGTCCTGGTGACCTCTATCTGTATGAACAACCGGAAGATTCCGGTGTAGAACCGATTCAGCTCACCCGCAGCAATCCACAGCTTGAGGATGAGATCCATCTTAGTGCACCAGAGACCTTCTGGTTCAACGCCTCGGATGGCCTGCGGCTGCAAGGGTGGATTATGAAACCTCGTGGCATGGTCGACGGGGTCAAAATCCCGACCATTCTTGAGATTCATGGCGGCCCGCACATGATGTATGGTTTTACATTTATGCACGAGTTCCAGATTCTCGCCGCACAAGGCTACGCTGTTGTATACATCAATCCACGCGGAGGACTTGGATACGGGCAGCAGTTTGTAGACGCCTGTCGCGGAGATTATGGCGGTGGCGATTATCGCGATCTCATGGAGAGCGTGGATTATGCCCTGTCCCAATATGAATTTATTGACGAATCCAGACTGGGCGTAACCGGTGGCAGTTATGGCGGCTTCATGACCAATTGGATTGTCGGGCACACCGATCGCTTCAAGGCTGCTGTTACCCAACGTTCCATCTCCAACTGGTTATCTTTCTACGGCGTCAGTGACATTGGCTATTTCTTTACGGAGGATCAGATTGGCGGTAACGCGTGGGATGACACGGAAAAACTGTGGAAACATTCCCCGCTCGCTTATGTCGGCAACGTGAGTACTCCGCTGCTCATTTTGCATGGCGAACAAGATCTGCGGTGTCCGATTGAACAGGCGGAGCAATTATTCATTGCGTTGAAACGCCGCAAGCAGACCACTCGTCTCGTTCGTTTCCCTGGGGCCAACCACGAGTTGTCTCGCGGAGGTCATCCCCACTTAAGGGTACGCCGTCTGGAGCATATTGCCGGTTGGTTTAACGAGTACCTGTAA
- a CDS encoding stalk domain-containing protein encodes MKSKKWLIAAGVFGMVLTGTAGVYAGTQLETIKAYLNHGLAIEVNGQKFTPTGDQGKKLAPITYQGSTYLPVRSIADALNTEVKYDSQNNKVSIGSSSSSGGSTSTGNSGSTSPSTGTNTQAEGVKSKYLPADFPLPKDAKATSLVENIMDGNKKVVLTYTTKETLLTVGTSYKDYYPTKNLTQNTQDIQADGFSIVGREDGKYAVTITGSVSATNKDLNEITVVWSEE; translated from the coding sequence ATGAAAAGCAAAAAGTGGTTGATTGCTGCGGGTGTGTTTGGCATGGTGTTGACCGGAACGGCAGGCGTATATGCAGGTACACAACTGGAGACGATCAAAGCTTATCTGAACCATGGGCTCGCCATCGAAGTGAACGGACAGAAATTTACCCCAACAGGTGACCAAGGTAAGAAACTTGCGCCAATTACATATCAAGGCAGCACATATCTCCCCGTTCGTTCGATTGCAGATGCGTTGAATACCGAAGTAAAGTATGATTCCCAAAACAATAAAGTAAGCATTGGTTCCTCAAGTTCTTCTGGTGGGTCGACATCCACAGGTAACAGCGGATCAACATCACCATCTACAGGCACGAACACACAGGCTGAAGGCGTGAAGTCCAAGTATCTGCCAGCAGATTTCCCATTACCGAAGGATGCGAAGGCGACAAGTCTCGTTGAGAACATCATGGATGGCAACAAAAAAGTTGTCCTCACGTACACAACAAAAGAAACGTTGCTAACCGTTGGAACATCCTACAAAGACTATTATCCGACCAAAAACTTGACTCAAAATACTCAGGATATACAGGCAGACGGCTTCAGTATCGTAGGTCGTGAAGATGGTAAATATGCCGTAACCATTACGGGTTCTGTGTCTGCAACCAACAAGGATCTGAATGAAATCACCGTGGTGTGGAGCGAAGAGTAA
- a CDS encoding ABC transporter substrate-binding protein — protein sequence MGRFSWRWGRRNVRTGLGILLICSIGLSGCAQGVEPTASSAAENGQPGTSTTKDELVLAVGTEPEGGFDPTTGWGQYGSPLFQSTLLKRDAKLQLVNDLATAYSVSEDGLTWKVTLRDDVKFSDGEPLTSEDVKFTFDTAAQSGSVIDLTNMADVQAPDDRTVVFTLKSPQSTFISLLTTLGIVPEHAYGADYAEHPVGSGPYKLVQWDKGQQAIVEANEEYYGNKSAFHKLTFLYLDEDAAYAAAQAGTVDIAAIPAAFSKQQVNGMTLEAVKTVDNRGIMFPMQPAGAKSGDGLPAGNDVTSDLAIRQAVNVVIDRKALVEAVLEGYGRPAYSVSDDLPWSNAEAVFKDASLEEAKHILAAGGWVDADGDGILEKNGVKAEFNLLYFAGDLTRQSLALATADMVAQAGIKINVEGKSREETKKMAYSNAVLFGWGSHDPLETYNLYSSTHKGEGYYNVGLYSNPVVDSWMEKALQATSEEEALPFWKKAEWDGTTGFSYQGDAPWAWLVNIDHLYLVTNGLDIGEQQIHPHGHGWPVTSNLEEWSWDNSAK from the coding sequence ATGGGTAGATTTTCATGGAGATGGGGAAGACGAAATGTTAGAACAGGACTTGGTATCCTGCTTATATGTTCCATTGGATTATCTGGTTGTGCACAGGGCGTAGAACCGACAGCATCATCAGCAGCAGAGAACGGACAACCGGGGACTTCCACCACCAAAGACGAATTGGTGCTGGCTGTTGGTACAGAGCCGGAAGGTGGTTTTGATCCGACAACCGGATGGGGGCAGTATGGTTCGCCACTTTTCCAGAGTACTTTGTTAAAGAGAGACGCTAAGCTTCAACTGGTTAACGATCTGGCTACGGCATACTCCGTTAGTGAAGATGGGTTAACCTGGAAGGTTACGCTTCGGGATGATGTGAAGTTCTCTGATGGGGAACCTTTGACGTCTGAGGATGTGAAATTTACGTTTGATACGGCTGCTCAGAGTGGTTCTGTGATTGATTTGACGAATATGGCTGATGTGCAGGCACCTGATGATAGAACGGTCGTATTCACATTGAAGTCACCGCAGTCAACATTCATCAGCCTGCTGACGACACTTGGCATTGTGCCTGAACACGCCTATGGCGCCGATTATGCAGAGCATCCGGTCGGATCAGGACCATATAAGCTGGTTCAGTGGGACAAAGGACAACAGGCCATCGTTGAAGCGAATGAAGAATATTACGGTAACAAGTCTGCATTCCACAAACTCACCTTCCTCTATCTGGATGAAGATGCGGCCTATGCCGCTGCACAGGCAGGTACAGTGGATATCGCTGCGATCCCAGCAGCATTTAGCAAACAACAGGTGAATGGCATGACATTAGAGGCCGTAAAAACGGTAGATAACCGGGGCATTATGTTCCCCATGCAGCCTGCTGGTGCCAAGTCGGGCGATGGTCTCCCCGCAGGGAATGATGTGACATCCGATCTGGCGATTCGCCAAGCGGTGAATGTTGTGATTGATCGTAAAGCTTTGGTTGAGGCTGTACTGGAAGGGTATGGTCGTCCCGCTTATTCCGTCAGTGATGATCTGCCTTGGAGCAATGCAGAAGCTGTATTTAAGGATGCCAGTCTCGAAGAAGCGAAGCACATTCTGGCGGCTGGTGGCTGGGTGGATGCAGATGGTGATGGTATCCTCGAGAAAAACGGAGTTAAGGCCGAGTTCAATCTGCTTTATTTTGCAGGTGATTTAACAAGACAATCTCTGGCGTTAGCTACTGCGGATATGGTTGCCCAGGCGGGAATTAAAATCAATGTTGAAGGCAAAAGCCGTGAAGAGACGAAAAAGATGGCTTACTCCAACGCTGTATTATTTGGTTGGGGCAGTCATGATCCACTGGAAACCTATAACCTCTATAGCAGTACCCACAAGGGAGAAGGATATTACAATGTAGGACTGTACAGTAATCCTGTCGTGGATTCATGGATGGAGAAGGCCCTTCAGGCAACCAGTGAGGAAGAGGCATTGCCCTTCTGGAAAAAAGCGGAATGGGATGGCACAACAGGTTTCAGTTATCAGGGGGATGCACCTTGGGCGTGGCTCGTAAATATAGATCATCTGTATCTGGTTACGAATGGACTAGACATTGGCGAGCAGCAGATTCACCCCCATGGTCACGGCTGGCCTGTGACATCCAATCTGGAGGAATGGTCCTGGGATAACAGCGCGAAGTAA
- a CDS encoding ABC transporter permease: MKQTAERSSEQTAETAEVQKVKTANQEVRYNINPGLLQAETGKRTVTTRQTRKGYAGAGDPNFRNPRQRAVIWGSLAVIWIAVVWSTGRLFPAGSTLTSLMDRNLSPTWAHPFGTDWLGRDMFMRTLKGLATSIQVGLLAACGGGLIAMLLGLAAAISKAADRVISWIIDLFLSVPHLVSLVMLAFVFGGGLAGVAAAIALTHWPNLARIVRAEMIQLKSAEYIQISHKLGQSRLRIAVQHMLPHLVPQLFVGVLLIFPHAILHEAAITFLGLGLSPQQPAIGIILSESMRYLSAGMWWLAFFPGLALLLVVRAFDVLGNSLKTLTGTGSSREVR; the protein is encoded by the coding sequence ATGAAGCAGACGGCAGAACGCTCCTCTGAGCAGACGGCAGAAACAGCTGAAGTACAGAAAGTGAAAACTGCGAATCAAGAGGTCAGGTACAACATTAATCCGGGATTACTACAAGCTGAGACTGGAAAAAGAACAGTAACAACACGCCAAACGAGAAAAGGTTATGCGGGTGCCGGAGACCCAAATTTCCGAAATCCTCGCCAAAGGGCCGTGATCTGGGGAAGCCTTGCAGTAATCTGGATTGCCGTTGTCTGGTCGACGGGAAGATTGTTTCCCGCTGGTTCTACGCTGACTTCATTAATGGATCGAAATCTGTCTCCAACCTGGGCGCATCCATTTGGCACAGATTGGCTTGGAAGAGATATGTTCATGCGTACGTTAAAAGGACTGGCAACCAGCATTCAAGTGGGACTGCTTGCTGCATGTGGTGGTGGATTGATCGCAATGTTATTGGGTTTGGCTGCTGCTATTAGCAAGGCTGCTGATCGGGTGATCTCATGGATTATCGACCTGTTTCTCAGTGTGCCACATCTGGTATCACTGGTTATGTTGGCCTTTGTATTTGGTGGAGGTTTGGCAGGAGTGGCGGCAGCCATCGCGCTGACGCACTGGCCAAATCTGGCCCGGATTGTACGAGCGGAGATGATTCAACTGAAATCCGCAGAATATATTCAGATTTCACACAAGTTGGGTCAATCGCGATTGCGAATTGCGGTGCAGCATATGCTGCCACATCTGGTCCCGCAACTGTTCGTGGGCGTACTGCTAATCTTTCCCCATGCGATTCTGCATGAGGCAGCCATTACGTTTCTGGGGCTGGGGTTGTCCCCGCAGCAACCGGCAATTGGCATTATTTTGTCAGAGTCGATGAGATATTTATCTGCTGGCATGTGGTGGCTCGCCTTTTTCCCGGGACTGGCATTATTGCTGGTTGTTCGTGCGTTTGATGTATTGGGCAACAGTCTGAAGACATTGACGGGTACAGGTAGTTCAAGGGAGGTGAGGTAG